DNA from Aphis gossypii isolate Hap1 chromosome 3, ASM2018417v2, whole genome shotgun sequence:
acaggtatatatttaagaattattaaataattttggatcATTGTTTACAGCCTGTAAGATTTAAACTCAACCATGCTGGAAATCCTGGAAAAATTACTACAAGCGATAGAGATTTTTCTGTTTGGTTAGGTGAACTTAGTTCTGATGTAGATGATTATCAGCTATATAAAACGTTTGCTTGCCGCTATCAATCTATACGTACAGCTAAAGGTATTACTTTttacatactttttaatatgtatactgtcattaaaaataatatttattagtataatgtttactaaaatagtactttaatatataattaaaattttacagtgGTTTTAGACAGTGCTGGTTACAGTAAAGGATATGGTTTTATTCGTTTTGGCAGCGAAGAAGAACAAAAACACTGTCTTAACAATATGAACGGTTTTCCAGGTCTTGGTTCCAAACCCATAAAGGTTAGCAGTGTCATACCAAAATCAGAACGGCATATTGTTgtgtaagataattttttagttttaataacaatttattttgataaaatataacaatataattatttttaattaaatgacaaGTAAACATctcaatttgttatttttaaatgtgaacctataaacaaaattaatttatttactgatgtgattttattctttttatttgaataattacattaccaattaaattataaatttgttaacttaatttcgttattttttacatgatatataaactaatagtagctaataaaaagttatactgaaagagttttttaaaaaatgtcttagaatttatcaataaatatcaaaaaggCCCAAGATCAATTGATATCAATTCCTAGAATGATATACAGTAGAAAACCTAGTActtgtagtattataatataactattatacataagaaattaaactcaatattattcaaacaattactttattgtattatttcaatcaATCAAAAACTTCACTAATTTCCAAACTAAACTTCTTCAAATGtaatcaaagaaaattaattaatatttaatgatttacacatgcaatattttaatctttgatAGTTGAAATTAAAgacaagtatttttattcctgaagaataaaattttaatatttaacttccacttttaaaacataaagtaTCATTTAATTACAACTATATCCAaggtttcaattattttttaagcttataagaaatataattcttcctttaattttccaatttaattgaaaaaaatttgatactattaaaattattagacattttaatgaaaaaaaatcaacaagatTCTCTGAACAATTAATTCACTTCTTCTGATAtagtaaatatgaattatgccACTATCACATCTATTGATGTGGTATGTTCTTTTAGTCAATACAAGAGTATTTTTCGACCAAACTATTGCAATTTGTTACTTGCAAACCTTCGATAATATGTTGTTTCTCATTGCTTTGTTCTGGAATAATACTCATAGTTTAACTATGACATTCAGTTAAACTTCTATTCAAAAAAGTCTCAagaagaacaaaaaaatttgtatcatagaagaatttgttaaatataattaacctaTAATTAACAATGAAGGTCATggttctcaaaaataatttgttaaatagaaaatttcattaaatgcaAGTTTGTTATAAGGAAGTTTCActgtattttagatttttattacaataaaatctattccttaatcataataatgataactataaaaatctgtatttatatatcagataatataatatattattagaaatcattttttactatttaaattatgatatgaaACAGTATTGGCttagtattaaatacaattataattcagTATAAgagttgattaattatttcagtGCGTCAAATGAATCTCAAGGATATAAGGCTAGTCAAGATTATGGACAGTATTTTGAAACCAACTATTGGCATCGATACTCAATGTGGAACCAGCCTCAAAGTCAAAATTGTATGCTTAAGACAGAACCAACAATTGAAACTACTGCTACTACTGCTAATAAAACtaatggaaatttaaatttagttggtatgttattatatctgagcatattatgattaattagaAATTGCATGTTGtgcttaaagttttaaaaataaaatatatgtaagtaatttttgaataattttttaaaaattttaaattttgcagAGTACAAAATACCAATTGATATAGATGCATTAAATAAAGATCTAGTGACACAAGATTACAATTTATGGGATGCACTTGAAAGTTCTAAATGGCTACCACTCGACACTGTAgaggttatttaaatatgaatgagaacatcaaatatttatgttttttttttttgtatctactatacattatgcacttatacattaatatgataaataatgttgttaaaatatttttttttttatatatgataaattctTTTGAGAAATATAACTTAAgacaacttaaaattaataagcaaTTTATCTTATTCTTTGTGTGTGTATctatagcatataatattgatttatatttaaattaaaaaaaaaaaaaaaatatttaattcatttatttattgtattattaatgctactagttttattttaatcatgtttTAACCAACCCTTGttttctgaaataattatttatcatttctatatattatgtttaacactTGTATGATAAAAGGTcagatgattttaatttttagttttgtaattatgtaaaatatgtattaataatatattaaattacaatttagttaaaatattaaataacatgtcTGTATtgtcttacataatatattctttaattaatGCTAACTCTAAttaaaagtgtattttatctataatatttttgttttatcaaattacatagttagtgaataaaataacacaaataactgtaaaatacttaaaagtatgtattttatttttgatttaggatttattatttgtacacaaaatgtaatttaactaaatgtgattttattttataataaaaattacaatactaaATCTTGGTTCTTAACTATTAAGCACcatgttttttgaaaacaagaGACTAAAAAGATCAtgtgtatttttgatttagactcaaataaaataaagattaccaattttataatttttctatgtacttaaaaatattttaattattattgtaataaatggcatttttatattgattaggtatttaattcaatttttacaacaatttagttttagtaGCCAATATGgcacattaatattatgatgcaaATATGGTGTATCttgaaacaattatatttaaactatcaataattgtatgtttctGACAAGAATTGATAAGTATACTGTGTTACGAGATATGCACAATTTCGTAGATATTTTAAGAGGATACATCtttataagaaaatgtatgacaatttgttttaaaccaaatcaagaataaatattttatattaactgataattaatttgaaaatattattaatatttttttggataaCTTCATAGTACAAGACATTAGGATAACTGAAAATTgagaattaaattacatattgagTTGATGTTTTAAGTTCTAGGGCTCTAGATGGtcaaaaatttcatataatattataacccaatatttaaatatttttaggaaaacAGTAATATACCCTAACCTTTGCtagttattgtaattatcATTGCAATCACTATTGGTAGATGACAGTACATTCCTAAAAGTGTGTTACTGCTTAGTGCTTAATTACTACTAAGCCTACTTACTAAAAATGCcctgattttttaaactagtAAATGAGACGACATAAATGTCgctcattgaaaatattttgtccccgactttacttttaaaaactgGACAGGCAtgaaataattctatataatactataattgactattataagaaatcttttttttttgtcacccagtaaaatgtcttaaaaaaatcCACTGAAGCCTGTGTTTCGATTTTACGGAAACGATGATGTTTCAATTACAAGATATTCACTATACGGATTTAAAagacaaacataatatgaagatatattattgctcattattattaattattacttgttCGTCGGCAACGTTGGTG
Protein-coding regions in this window:
- the LOC114122242 gene encoding tRNA selenocysteine 1-associated protein 1-like, which translates into the protein MYTNQYTPQYSQYNQQYQQYPSNYYQMYNYNQQPAYNIPPPTQTASTFISTNVPVQQPQVTTSGQNVTSLWMGSLEPYMTESFITGAFQKMGEYPKNVKLMRNKNTGETAGYAFVDFYDPVSVMHKLNGKYIPGTNPPVRFKLNHAGNPGKITTSDRDFSVWLGELSSDVDDYQLYKTFACRYQSIRTAKVVLDSAGYSKGYGFIRFGSEEEQKHCLNNMNGFPGLGSKPIKVSSVIPKSERHIVVASNESQGYKASQDYGQYFETNYWHRYSMWNQPQSQNCMLKTEPTIETTATTANKTNGNLNLVEYKIPIDIDALNKDLVTQDYNLWDALESSKWLPLDTVEVI